A region of the Microcystis aeruginosa FD4 genome:
GAATTTTATTAATTGCCTCTACATCTTGCAGATACATGGCTAATCTTTCTAAACCATAGGTAATTTCGATCGCCACGGGACGACAATCGATACCCCCACACTGTTGAAAGTAGGTAAATTGGGTGATTTCCATACCATCTAACCACACTTCCCAACCCACACCCCAAGCACCGAGGGTGGGAGATTCCCAGTTATCTTCCACGAAGCGAATATCGTGATCTTCTGGGTTAATTCCTAACACCCGCAGGGAGTCTAAATAGATATCCTGAATATTATCGGGAGAGGGTTTAATTAGGACTTGATATTGATAGTAATGCTGAAAACGATTGGGATTTTCGCCATAACGGCCATCCGTAGGACGACGACAGGGTTCCACATAGGCAACGGCCCAAGGTTCCGGACCAATTGCCCTTAAAAAAGTGTGGGGACTCATGGTTCCCGCACCTTTTTCGGTATCATAGGGT
Encoded here:
- the glyQ gene encoding glycine--tRNA ligase subunit alpha; translation: MSLTFQAVIAKLNEFWAARGCLVAQPYDTEKGAGTMSPHTFLRAIGPEPWAVAYVEPCRRPTDGRYGENPNRFQHYYQYQVLIKPSPDNIQDIYLDSLRVLGINPEDHDIRFVEDNWESPTLGAWGVGWEVWLDGMEITQFTYFQQCGGIDCRPVAIEITYGLERLAMYLQDVEAINKIQWNENILYGDIFMQNEIEQCTYNFEASNPELLFSLFSLYEQEAKQLIDRSLVIPSLDYVLKCSHTFNLLDARGVIAVAERTRYIGRIRNLARQVAQLYLQQREALGFPLQKV